A single genomic interval of Methylocystis sp. IM3 harbors:
- a CDS encoding uroporphyrinogen-III synthase, which yields MTRALVLRAREDAARTAAKLRELGYEPLLSPVLEIAATGEPIPAGAYDAVLASSAKGLECAGAEAQPYKSLPFHAVGAKTAAAAQSQGWRPEIVAGNAEAILPLLLDHYGAPAHFLYLAGRDRQAALEAGLRAGGHAITAAEVYEARAAERLSDEAVASMREGAVDIALHYSRRSAEIFLALAEAAGLTPHLSRMAHVALSEEVAKPLRAIGLNPAVAAKPDEAGLLAAARNALEGALLRDT from the coding sequence GTGACGCGCGCGCTCGTGCTGCGCGCGCGGGAAGACGCCGCGCGCACGGCCGCGAAGCTAAGGGAGCTCGGCTACGAGCCCCTGCTCTCTCCGGTGCTGGAAATCGCCGCGACAGGCGAGCCGATTCCGGCTGGAGCCTATGACGCCGTTCTGGCCTCGAGCGCCAAGGGCCTCGAATGCGCCGGGGCCGAGGCGCAGCCCTACAAATCTCTTCCGTTCCACGCCGTTGGCGCCAAGACCGCCGCGGCGGCGCAATCCCAGGGCTGGCGTCCGGAAATCGTCGCGGGGAACGCCGAGGCCATTCTGCCGCTGCTCCTTGACCATTATGGAGCCCCCGCCCATTTCCTCTATCTCGCCGGGCGCGATCGTCAGGCGGCGCTGGAGGCGGGGCTGCGCGCCGGCGGTCACGCGATCACGGCCGCGGAGGTCTATGAGGCGCGCGCGGCCGAGCGCCTGTCCGACGAGGCGGTCGCCTCGATGCGCGAAGGCGCCGTCGACATCGCGCTGCACTATTCCCGACGCAGCGCCGAAATCTTCCTCGCGCTCGCCGAGGCCGCCGGGCTCACCCCCCATCTTTCTCGCATGGCTCATGTCGCCTTGTCGGAAGAGGTCGCAAAACCCCTGCGCGCCATCGGCCTCAACCCTGCCGTCGCAGCAAAGCCCGACGAGGCCGGATTGCTTGCGGCGGCGCGCAACGCCCTGGAGGGCGCCTTATTACGAGATACGTAA
- the hemC gene encoding hydroxymethylbilane synthase, producing MTIESLRIGTRGSPLALAQAHMVRALLAKAHGVAEDHFAIEIIKTTGDMIQDRPLSESGGKGLFTKELDLALIAGGIDLAVHSSKDLPTHLPAEIVIAGYLPREDVRDAWIGRDGAGIDALPSGAVVGTASLRRAAQVKRRRPDLRTTLLRGNVHTRLAKVESGEVDATLLALAGLKRLGLADRATALLPLDAFPPAVGQGAIGITARADDKKTRAALAPILDEATALALAAERAFLAALDGSCRTPIAGHATVDGGELSFYGEVLKSDGSEVWMARRKGRAIDAAMIGADAGNEIVLKLPHGLAGLM from the coding sequence ATGACGATCGAGAGCCTACGCATCGGCACGCGCGGCAGCCCGCTTGCGCTCGCCCAGGCCCACATGGTTCGCGCGCTGCTCGCGAAGGCGCACGGCGTCGCCGAGGACCATTTCGCCATCGAGATCATCAAGACGACCGGCGACATGATCCAGGACCGCCCGCTCTCCGAATCCGGCGGCAAGGGGCTCTTCACGAAAGAGCTGGATCTCGCGCTCATCGCCGGCGGCATCGACCTTGCTGTGCATTCCTCCAAGGACTTGCCGACGCATCTCCCCGCGGAGATCGTGATCGCCGGCTATCTGCCGCGCGAGGACGTGCGCGACGCCTGGATCGGCAGAGACGGCGCGGGCATCGACGCCTTGCCTTCTGGCGCCGTCGTCGGCACGGCGTCGCTGCGCCGCGCCGCGCAGGTGAAGCGCCGCCGTCCCGATCTGCGGACGACGCTTCTGCGCGGCAACGTCCATACGCGTCTCGCCAAGGTCGAGAGCGGCGAGGTGGACGCCACCCTGCTGGCGCTGGCGGGTCTGAAGCGGCTCGGCCTCGCCGACCGCGCCACCGCGCTGCTGCCGCTCGACGCCTTTCCACCCGCCGTGGGACAGGGCGCCATCGGCATTACCGCACGGGCCGACGACAAGAAGACGCGCGCCGCGCTCGCGCCCATTCTCGACGAGGCGACCGCGCTGGCGCTCGCCGCCGAACGCGCCTTTCTCGCCGCCCTTGACGGCTCCTGCCGGACGCCAATCGCCGGCCATGCGACGGTCGACGGCGGCGAACTCTCCTTTTACGGCGAGGTGCTCAAATCGGATGGCAGCGAGGTCTGGATGGCGCGCCGCAAGGGCCGCGCCATTGACGCGGCGATGATCGGCGCGGACGCCGGCAACGAGATCGTGCTGAAGCTGCCGCATGGCCTTGCGGGGCTGATGTGA
- the cysG gene encoding siroheme synthase CysG, with product MTRKPDEVSSSLMQPLETLPVFYPLAGKRVVVIGDGEGAAWKVDLAAATGAQVDVFARDPCEKLREIASDRDNVAIYERAAAPADFEGATLAFGATFDDAEAEAARKAADAAGVALNLADRPAMSDFIMGAIVNRSPLVIGVSTGGASPVFAQAVRGRIESLVPATFSAWAKAAQEWRPQVLSSGLDFLARRDFWRRFTRLAFRDIERAPTQTDRDALLAEARAAGDDAVRGRVTLVGAGPGDPELMTLKGLRALAGADVVLFDDLVPASILDFARREATRINVGKRGYAPSVRQEEITTLLVELARAGKNVVRLKGGDPLIFGRANEEIAALREAGFAIEIVPGVTAACAGAAALGASLTSRETARRVQFITAHTKDGEFPEDFDWSALADRRATTAVYMGNRTLPALSRRLLEEGMAHDTPAFVIERASTAEERVIRGTISDLPAKVAQERLTGPVMVLIGWALIEN from the coding sequence GTGACGCGTAAACCCGACGAAGTTTCATCCAGTCTGATGCAGCCGCTCGAAACGCTGCCGGTTTTCTACCCCCTCGCGGGCAAGCGGGTGGTGGTGATCGGAGACGGGGAGGGCGCCGCCTGGAAAGTCGACCTTGCCGCCGCGACGGGAGCGCAGGTCGACGTTTTTGCGCGCGACCCGTGCGAGAAGCTGCGCGAGATCGCCAGCGACAGAGATAACGTCGCCATATACGAGCGCGCCGCTGCGCCGGCCGATTTCGAGGGCGCGACGCTCGCCTTCGGCGCGACATTCGACGACGCCGAGGCCGAGGCCGCTCGCAAGGCGGCGGATGCGGCGGGGGTGGCGCTCAATCTCGCCGACCGGCCGGCGATGAGCGATTTCATCATGGGGGCGATCGTCAACCGGTCGCCGCTCGTGATCGGCGTCTCCACGGGCGGCGCGTCGCCGGTCTTCGCCCAGGCCGTGCGCGGGCGCATCGAGTCTCTTGTGCCGGCAACCTTTTCGGCGTGGGCCAAGGCGGCGCAGGAGTGGCGGCCGCAGGTGCTCTCTTCCGGCCTCGACTTCCTGGCTCGGCGCGATTTCTGGCGCCGCTTTACGCGGCTCGCTTTCCGCGACATAGAGCGCGCGCCGACGCAGACGGACCGCGACGCGCTCCTCGCCGAGGCGCGTGCGGCGGGTGACGACGCCGTGCGCGGGCGGGTGACGCTTGTGGGGGCGGGGCCGGGCGACCCCGAGCTTATGACGCTCAAGGGCCTGCGCGCGCTGGCGGGGGCCGACGTGGTGCTCTTCGACGATCTCGTGCCCGCAAGCATTCTCGACTTCGCGCGCCGGGAGGCGACGCGGATCAATGTCGGCAAGCGGGGCTATGCGCCCTCGGTGCGGCAGGAGGAGATCACGACACTGCTGGTCGAACTCGCCCGCGCGGGCAAGAATGTCGTGCGTCTGAAGGGCGGCGACCCTCTGATTTTCGGCCGCGCCAATGAAGAAATCGCCGCACTGCGCGAGGCGGGCTTCGCGATCGAGATTGTGCCCGGCGTCACCGCCGCCTGCGCCGGCGCCGCCGCGCTCGGCGCATCGCTGACCAGCCGAGAGACGGCGCGGCGCGTCCAGTTCATCACCGCGCACACCAAGGACGGCGAGTTCCCCGAGGATTTCGACTGGAGCGCGCTCGCAGACAGGCGCGCGACGACGGCGGTCTATATGGGCAACCGCACGCTTCCGGCGCTCTCCCGTCGCCTGCTCGAAGAGGGCATGGCGCATGACACGCCCGCCTTTGTGATCGAGCGCGCCTCGACGGCCGAGGAGCGGGTCATCCGGGGCACGATTTCCGATCTCCCGGCCAAGGTCGCGCAGGAACGTCTTACGGGGCCCGTCATGGTTCTGATCGGATGGGCGCTGATCGAGAACTAG